The following is a genomic window from Aphis gossypii isolate Hap1 chromosome X, ASM2018417v2, whole genome shotgun sequence.
GTTGCATTTTAATTCCAAAGACAGCGCGTCCACCTCCACAGCAGTTCTCACGGCAAGTAAAACTGAGGCTGGTCCTAGTGCCGTATCGATGGTGGTTAGAGGACAGCCTCAGAAAATTGTATTGCTTTCTACTGTCTTACTTGATGTAGTTGCTGCTGACGGTACCCGTCACTCTATTAGAGCCTTGTTCGATAGTGGTGCTCAAGCGAGTTTTATCACGGAGCAAACTGCATGTGTGTTAATGCTGAAGCGACATCCTTCAACAGTTGCAATCACTACGTTCGCCAGTAATACGTCGTCCCCGGTCCGTGGTCACACCACCATTACGGTACTGCCCCGTGGTCAGCAATCTCCATCGTTTTTGTGGACGCGTTCATCGTCCCACAAATTACAGGACCTACGCCTCAGTCTCCTATTATGCCGGGACAATGGAGCCATATTACCAGCCTACCTCTCGCTGATCCATTGTACCATCGCCCTCAGTCAATCGATCTGTTGTTGGGTGCCGATATCTTGCCAATGCTGTTTCTAAACGGCAAAGCATCAGGTCAACCTGGTGAGCCTATCGCCCTCGAAACCGTGTTTGGTTGGATTCTGATGGGACCTGTCGAAAACCGTTGTCAATCAACTGTCACTGCAATGTTTCTATCCATTTCTGAAAGTCTCGATTCGTCCATAAAGCGGTTTTGGGAACTTGAAGAGTTGCCTACTGTTCGCCATCTCAGTCCGGATGAACGTGCTGCAGAGGAACATTATAAAGTAACAACCACTCGATTGAAGTCTGGAAGATTCATGGTCTCTCTTCCATTTCGAACGGCATCGCCTCTATTAGGTGATTCAAAATTTGCTGCCATTCGTCGTTTTCAGGCGCTCGAAAACCGACTAAATCAAGACCCGCCACTTCAACGTCAGTACGCCGACTTCATGCAGGACTACCTGGACGCCGGTCACATGGAACTGATTCCACCCGAACAAGTCGGCAacgtttttcattattatatcccGCATCATTGTGTACTTCGACCTGAAAGTAGCACCACAAAACTTCGTGTCGTTTTCAATACCTCCGCTCGCACAAGTGCCGGATATTCCTTGAACGAAAGCCTGTATACGGGTCCAAAACTTCAGCCTGACATTCAAGTTGTGCTTCTGCGTGCACGACTTTGGAAATATGTCTTCATGACAGACATTAAACAGATGTACCGACAGATAATGGTACGGCCTGCTGATCGAGATTACCTGCGAATCCTTTGGAGATTTTCCAAAGATACCCCCGTGCAGGAATATCGTCTCTGTACGGTTACTTACGGCACATCAGCCGCGCCTTTCCAAGCTCTTCGGACACTCCAGGAATTGGCCACCGTTGATGGAAAATTATTCCCAAGTGCTGCGTCAATTCTCCTGAACGACACTTTCGTAGATGACATTCTCACTGGAGCTAACACAGAAAAGAATGTCCTTGAATACCAATCTCAACTCATCAACTTGTGTTCATTGGCAAAATTTGAGCTGAGAAAATGGGCGAACAATAACAGTACTATTCTGCAAGCTGTTCCAACAGAATGTCAAGCAATGTCTCCAGCCATTCTCTACAACGACACTGAtgattttggtttaaaaatacttggaCTAAAATGGGATCCAAGAGCTGACGTGTTTTCTTTTAACACCAAACCATCATCAACCATCCCAAAAAAACGCTCAGTACTCTCCGACATTGCCAGAGTTTTCGATCCATTGGGATTGTTGTCTCCCATAACCTTCTGGACCAAACACGTTATGCAACAGCTTTGGACAACTGGGATCACATGGGACGACAACATACCCACCGATATTGCTGCACTATGGACGCGATATCAATCGGAACTGAAGTCGATTGTATCGATTTCCATTCCTCGTCGAATAACCTACGAAAATACAATCAATGTGCAGCTTCACGCTTTTTCGGACAGCTCAGAAAAGGGATACTCCGCGGCCGTATACCTTCGAACAGAAACAGCGGTCTCGACTCATTGTCACCTTGTTACCGGTAAATCCAAGGTAGCGCCTCTAAAACGGTCTACTATCCCCCGTCTTGAGCTGTGTGGAGCTGTTTTAGCCGCCAAACTCCTACGGTTCGTTGTTGATACCTACTCGAAACGTCTTCAAATTGATACATTACATGCCTGGACGGATTCAACCACTGCGTTAGCATGGATACAATCGTTTCCCCATCGTTGGGCTACATTTGTTGCAAATCGAACCAGTCAGATTCATGAACTAACCTCCCCAGACATTTGGCATCATGTACCCACACAGGACAATCCGGTTGACTGTGCCTCCCGTGGACTGTTTCCGTTGGAACTGGTTGCTCATCCACTGTGGTGGACAGGTCCTGCGTTCCTGTTAGCACCATCTGAAACTTGGCCATCTGCTGCACCtcgtttaaataaaaccaatgaTCACGTCTCCACTGAAGCTCGAAAGTGTACGGTCCTACTCACTATGAATACTTGTTCTGTTACTGAAGTTCTTCATCGTTTTTCGTCgttcaacaaaattattaatattgtggcATATTGTCTCCGTCTCTCTACTTCACGCCCCTCTGAATTTACCCACATTGTTGATGCGAGTGAACGAGCGCGAGCTTTGTTGGACTTAGTGTATTTCGTCCAACAAACATCATACTCCGATGACATTTCACTTTTAACTAAAGGATTGCGTTGCTCTCCTGCCATTCGAAAATTGGACCCGTTCCTTGATGTGGATGGATTTCTGAGAGTGGGTGGGCGTCTCAACAATGCTGATCTTCCATACGCTCACAAACATCCACTTTTATTGCCATGCCATCATCGATTGACTTTGTTGCTCATTGACTATCATCACCAACGTCTAAAACATCCAGGATCTGCATCTCTTCAAGCAACTTTACAACATGAATTTTGGATACCATCTGTACGGAAGATAATTCAATCTCGGATACGCCTATGCATCGCCTGTTACCGCACCAGGCCACGGTCAGTGCAACCGAAAATGGCCTATCTTCCGAGATACCGTGTCCAGCAAGTAAAACCATTCTCTATAACCGGTGTGGATTATGCTGGCCCTATTACGCTGAAAGAAGCACGTGGGCGTCGGGTAAGCCCTAAAACAGCATATATTTGCTGTTCGTTTGCACCACCACCAAAGCACTCCATTTAGAGCTCAGTTCGGATTTGTCCACAGAATGTTTCCTCATGGCTTTTACTCGGTTTTCGGCAAGACGAGGACCAATCAAGGAAATGCACAGTGACTGCGGGACCAACTTCATTGGTGCATCACGATTGTTGACACCCCTTCAGGAACTTACGCATTCAAAGCCCTTTCAAGACAGCGTCCACATTCATCTggctaaaaatcaaataacatgGCATTTCAATCCTCCAGCTTCTCCTCATTTCGGGGGGTTGTGGGAAGCCGGAGTTAAGTTCACGAAGTCATTAATCCTTCGCTCCATCGGCTTACATAAACTGACTAGCGAAGAATTTATATCACTTCTTGCTCAAATTCTCACGTCAAAAAACTCACGTCCCCTATGTGCACTTAGCAATGATCCAGATGACTTTGAAGCCTTGACGCCTAGTCATTTTTTGACTCTTGAGCCGTCAACCTCACTTCCATATCCAAATCTTGTCAACGAATCGATGTCAAAGTATCAAAGATGGCGTCTCATAACCGATTTACACCGGCATTTTTGGACCAGATGGAAGAACGAATATCTCAGCAGCCTTCAACTTCGAAAAAAGTGGTCAGAACCAGGTCAAGAACTCCATATTGGTGACCTTGTCCTCGTGAAGGAAGCGACCCATCCGCTTCGTTGGCGGACTGGAAGAATCCGAGAACTTCATCCGGGTTCTGACGGTATCTCAAGAGTAGCTACGCTAGACACTACATCCGGCCGGTTGAAACGCCCCGCAGTGAAGCTCTGTCCACTACCGACTTCTTGAAGGGATTCCTTCAAGGTGGGCGGTGATGTTCGCGCCGAACAAATCGGACCGCTACTCTGGACAACGATAACCGTCCTTATCTCTCCCGTCTCCCCTGTACTCCACTCCGTCCTGCatgtttaattgttaaattattatcatattattatctagtcttaatgttatttattctcTTTGTTATACATCTTTttcttaaacaattattagtcGGCCTTTGGTcacatatgttttattatcgtttgtttttatatcatttattattatcattattgttgttactCTGCGGCCAACgccctttttttatattactattattgttttttcttacTTACCGTTTTTGTacgtttttcgtttttttgatgttttttagTCGCATTGAGCGCAATCAcgtattttttccatttattattattattattcgtccgTGATCTTTCACTCACGGACTGTCTTCACTGTGAAGAATCAAAATAAACACCCTCATACCACGACCCACTTCGTAAGTTTCTTCACCATATCACCACCTCATCCATTCATTCACCATAGCCAGCGTCCTCCGAGTACTGTGCGACGCGACTTCACCACCACGGCAGTACCACCACCGAGAGCGTCACCGCGTAAGACCGCCAGCACCCACTGTGGGTTGTGTGAGAGGCCGCCCCGGTCGTCCAGTTGTACCCGTCACCAGCCAACCAGCCCCCAGCCTGCCAACACCTGCcttaattataagtagtttttaagttGTCCCATTGATAGCTCCCCCCTGTGGTCATTGCACCAGACCGGATCGACCACAGGGCCCCTCGGCCCCATTAACTAAATTGTATCATCCTGCTTCCCTTGTgctctattatatatatatgtgtctCGTCCCGTTCCTCCGTGTTGTCACCGAACGCAATATTGCCTACCTGTACTATATAAGGCGCGAACATATTTGGTTGCCTACCCGCCCCGTGGCCGGCGTTTAGCGTCAGACTTGGCCGGCCTTGGCTCCTCTCGTTCTCGAGCAGTCTCGAGTGGTCCTTCGAGAGCCCCAGTGTGAATGTACActgtttagaatttaaatccttatgaaaaatataacaaggTTAAGTTTCTTCACCACATATTTGATCCAGTTAGACTACTCAAGTCTTCAATGTTTATGACTGCGATGTGTGGTATATACACTATAAGTAgtgattttttcttttcgcTTTTGATGTAAATACAGTCAAACattaacaaattcaataatataccaaGTTCTTCATATTCTATGTAACCATAATCTATGAATAACTGATGAAAATTATGTAGTAGCCacttattagttttttgaCTCTTGTTATCTTGCATAGATTgtgaactttttaaaatccaaTGCTGAGTTGCCCATGTCTACAATAAATgtccttaataaaatatatactgctTACTCCGAAAACGCATTGAAAGTCTATGATGGCTGTAGAAATTATGGTTTGTCtttaatatatgtttcaaTAGTATTGTGTTGACTTAActggaataatttttttattccatcAGTATTTTCCCTGATATTTTCTAATGAAGCTTCAATATTACTCATACCTTGTACTATATATCTACACACGTTAATTGTAAGTTTTATAACGTACATTAAACCAGCACCCCCACATacgattttcattatttttttttaccaatatttaGTATGCAATTAGTATGAATTTGTATGaccatttttcaaatttgtacgACCTCCAGTCTAAGTACAAACAGCGTTCCAATGATTTTGGCATTTCCCCAGCATCCCCCCCCAAAGAGAACtgttggtaataaataattgcgaTTCTGGATACGAtatgtttttgaaacaaaaaatgaaaacttcaCATGGGTTCGACACTTACTGTTTAaggtaagataaataaatattattttaatacatttctatctatttagatatattattatcatttattagtaATCAGAAGTCAATGCATTTGCAAATTAATCCtgcaaatttgtaattaatgacATAAAATTCCATTTTAAGGTACCCtggttaaatatttgatgttttatactgcaaatgtttgattatttaGATGTTATTTGCCTATCTGGCATATTTATgcgatttctattttattgagcatatttagtgtattttttgccaacattttataaaaaatacacaataactaatttttttgcaccgtttaaaatatatgaaaattgtcataatgtaaaactaataaaaacaaaacgctAATTGTCAATATTTCGTGcatgcattaaataattaggtaatacaAAGATGTTATATGGATATTTCTTGTTTCCAAAAATTACTTAtgatttcttctttttttaatctgCATTCTTTTAGtgcgtaatttaaaattttctgtgcacataaatgcaaatttttaaattttttaagttatatttcaatGCATATTTCACCAGTTACTAAAGCATAAGTGCATCCTTTTTTAGAGATTTTTTAGGGCATAAACTTATGTGCtctgattattataaacgtatgattttataatagcggacatttgatattataccgtaagtagtatacatttgtatgttctgcgcacaTTTGACTGTggagattgtaaaatttttagatggattttccccctcaaacttttttttctccgctgtaccagtaaaaaaacactgattttcaaaaaccataatgtatgttctgcgcacttttgactgcggagatttttaaaatttaaggtatAGTTTCCCCCTTATACCAACTATTTATTTCCCTTGTAAGTTAACCTAATCCATGAATTGAACACTCAAGATGGAATCCgaaatgtgtttttgtattattatcagaaCGAAATCagtttgttgaaaatgtaataaaaaaatatggtaagatTATCGATATTTGTGATTGTGATTGTGGATCTAGGTTATATGATACATTGGATACTGTTGTttagtacattaaataaataattttgtttaactttttatatttcaataaaaaaaaaaaaaatctgaatttaattaacttaaatgtgttaataacttatttaatacctcGTGAACGTATAGCCTAGTGGGATAACgcgtctaatttaaatttaatatgttaatgatttttaaaaaatgtttcaggtTCTATcgaattaggtaggtaagtataataactctTTACTGTTTATCCAACTAGACACTAGGTATACGTTCcccctttttttttcttttttaaccttacatttgtttagtatataacatgtatggaTAAAGAAAACTTGTTAGTTTGAGCAAAGCTGTCTAGTGATCATATTCctatttctagaaaaaaatactgtttactgtttttttttattttatcaatatgaatGCATCAATCGTTGTATCAAAATCTATGTTCGATATTCGTCCTTTTAGTAAGAAAAGTGTAACCGTTGGACTTCTAGTTAATaagcaaatttcaattataatattattagaatgtaaattaactaaaaaagttgtaaCGTTAGATCTTGATCAGTGGTGTAAATTAATgtgtgaaaacaattttaatacaattatcgaAATTTTGCATACTCGTTGTAAACGTGTTAAGATAcctgataattttttctactctGTTAATGTAAACCAAtcaactatagttttatattctaatgataattacataacattatatcatattgatCTTCATCGTTTGAAACAATTACAACATTGTATTGACATGTATATTGtcgaaaaacagaaaaaattggAATCATACCAAAAAACGTTTGATACAGCTTATGCGTTAATAAAGTCTGACGTAAATGGGTTACCATCATCTTGTCAACGAAACGaatttacaaatcaatatattcaaaattatgatttcagcTACAGTAATATACAAAGTGAAGATTGTTCATTTATGTACgagttattacaatttcattttaattcattgtcgaacatgatattacaagatttagtgatg
Proteins encoded in this region:
- the LOC126551703 gene encoding uncharacterized protein LOC126551703 → MAPESSITYVDAKARVVRAIAKISSFVVAAGDFKADKHNPGKRAKICTMLLELNELRQTTEDDIQVMENAVGKSLSLSPIIETSTFRSVQNQSGGFGNLSNYQLPKRKFPTFSGLITEWQGFEDLFTSILSHAPDLPDVERFEYLKTSLEGEPLSLIAHLPLTSANYPKAWEVLRSRYGNKHDLARIHLDALLSQHTVKSNDALSIKTLITSIQEHTAALDNLDFVTRQWSPILVHIFENHLDYDLRARWEITVGDRHQPSTNDFLEFLKSHVRSAEARAGQYSSTITSLTSQQRSSQKIFSSKPRHAILPKVLAATTNSFNAVTCPLCTKPHMVRKCPSFISKSPSERFQLAKMHRLCINCLGSGHSTASCSSKYKCTTCDRSHHSLLHFNSKDSASTSTAVLTASKTEAGPSAVSMVVRGQPQKIVLLSTVLLDVVAADGTRHSIRALFDSGAQASFITEQTACVLMLKRHPSTVAITTFARPTPQSPIMPGQWSHITSLPLADPLYHRPQSIDLLLGADILPMLFLNGKASGQPGEPIALETVFGWILMGPVENRCQSTVTAMFLSISESLDSSIKRFWELEELPTVRHLSPDERAAEEHYKVTTTRLKSGRFMVSLPFRTASPLLGDSKFAAIRRFQALENRLNQDPPLQRQYADFMQDYLDAGHMELIPPEQVGNVFHYYIPHHCVLRPESSTTKLRVVFNTSARTSAGYSLNESLYTGPKLQPDIQVVLLRARLWKYVFMTDIKQMYRQIMVRPADRDYLRILWRFSKDTPVQEYRLCTVTYGTSAAPFQALRTLQELATVDGKLFPSAASILLNDTFVDDILTGANTEKNVLEYQSQLINLCSLAKFELRKWANNNSTILQAVPTECQAMSPAILYNDTDDFGLKILGLKWDPRADVFSFNTKPSSTIPKKRSVLSDIARVFDPLGLLSPITFWTKHVMQQLWTTGITWDDNIPTDIAALWTRYQSELKSIVSISIPRRITYENTINVQLHAFSDSSEKGYSAAVYLRTETAVSTHCHLVTGKSKVAPLKRSTIPRLELCGAVLAAKLLRFVVDTYSKRLQIDTLHAWTDSTTALAWIQSFPHRWATFVANRTSQIHELTSPDIWHHVPTQDNPVDCASRGLFPLELVAHPLWWTGPAFLLAPSETWPSAAPRLNKTNDHVSTEARKCTVLLTMNTCSVTEVLHRFSSFNKIINIVAYCLRLSTSRPSEFTHIVDASERARALLDLVYFVQQTSYSDDISLLTKGLRCSPAIRKLDPFLDVDGFLRVGGRLNNADLPYAHKHPLLLPCHHRLTLLLIDYHHQRLKHPGSASLQATLQHEFWIPSVRKIIQSRIRLCIACYRTRPRSVQPKMAYLPRYRVQQVKPFSITGVDYAGPITLKEARGRRVSPKTAYICCSFAPPPKHSI
- the LOC126551704 gene encoding uncharacterized protein LOC126551704, whose amino-acid sequence is MAFTRFSARRGPIKEMHSDCGTNFIGASRLLTPLQELTHSKPFQDSVHIHLAKNQITWHFNPPASPHFGGLWEAGVKFTKSLILRSIGLHKLTSEEFISLLAQILTSKNSRPLCALSNDPDDFEALTPSHFLTLEPSTSLPYPNLVNESMSKYQRWRLITDLHRHFWTRWKNEYLSSLQLRKKWSEPGQELHIGDLVLVKEATHPLRWRTGRIRELHPGSDGISRVATLDTTSGRLKRPAVKLCPLPTS